The DNA segment TCCGAAAAGGTGAACGCGCTAATGCCGGTGTGCGAAAGTGGTTTGCTGAGGCAAATGATGAGGATTTATTCGTTTCGGTCCTGGTATTTGGAGAGATTAGGCGTGGCATTGAGGGAATACGTCGTCGTGACCCTGTTTCCGCGGCGTATCTTGATCAGTGGTTTGCCACTGTGCAAGAGCGGTCCACTGGACGTGTCTTGGTCGTTACCCCTGGTATCGCCGACCGTTGGGGGAGACTGAACATTCCTGACCCACTGCCGGTCATTGACAGCCTACTTGCCGCAACTGCACTCGAACACGAACTTATTCTCGTCACTCGCAATAGCAAGGATGTTAAGCGGACGGGCGTTTCGCTGCTCAACCCCTTTTCGCCATGAATCTTTAAACCAGTCTACCGACCGCAACCAGGGTAATTCAGCCAAAGTTATTTGAACATTAACGGTCCCCCATTGCACTGAAGGGGAATCTTTCTCAGATCCGTTTTCTTACCCCCCCTTTGGGGGCAAAAATGCGCATTTTAAGGCCCAAAATGAGGCTGTTTTTGAGCGATTCTGTAGTTAATTCAAAATCTTCTTGAGGTTCGACCCCACTCCACTGGACTGAAAGCGTTGCCGTAGGCTGTAAAGATTTTGTCAAGAAGGTCAAAGAATTGCTTGGTGGAAAAGCATGCGGCCGCAGGGTTCATG comes from the Desulfonatronovibrio magnus genome and includes:
- a CDS encoding type II toxin-antitoxin system VapC family toxin, which gives rise to MGYLIDTNVLSEIRKGERANAGVRKWFAEANDEDLFVSVLVFGEIRRGIEGIRRRDPVSAAYLDQWFATVQERSTGRVLVVTPGIADRWGRLNIPDPLPVIDSLLAATALEHELILVTRNSKDVKRTGVSLLNPFSP